The Anopheles gambiae chromosome 2, idAnoGambNW_F1_1, whole genome shotgun sequence genomic sequence AGATGCCAGTGATTTGAGCACGGAGCAACAACGCCCGGAAGTCATTAGTGTTCCGCCGTCGCACGATGGCGCTAGTGGTACGCTGGTGCATGCCGCCACTGCCGGAAACAATCCACCGACGAAGGTGCCGCCACCGTACGCCGAACCGCCCGAACGTGCCAGGCGCACAGCTGTGAAGGTGCTCGCTACGACGACCGGGACGACCGGAAGCGTTATGAAATCACCGGACGTCGCTGGGGGCACGTTCTTTGGCGGGTTGGTTGTTGATAACGTCACCTCAACGGTGCTAACTTGACATATCTTAATCGTGCATCTTTTCCGTATTTTTTGTGgtggttttttgctgctccactCCCCAAAAGTGACTCAGGCTCCGGTGCTGTGCGTGGCGAATCGGAGGACGATGAGGACTATTCCGCCAGTATTAATGCGATCATACAGCGGAAAGCAAGTGTTAAGAAAAAGCGCGGAGGATACAAAGGAGCACACCATCGACGAACGTCCAGCCCGGCTAGCCAGATGATGGGACTCGGCGGATCGGAGCAGTTGGGTCCGGATGGGCGCCGTCGCTCGAGCGTCTACACTACCAGCTCGGGCGAGACGGGCATTACGCTGCCCGGGGACGACCATTCGATTGGGCGCGATGAGTCGGCCGGTCGGCAGGACAAGCTGTTCGACACGATTCGACTGCACAAGGAGGTGCTGCAGACGGTCAAACTGCAGCCGATTAGCATGAAGCGCAAGTTGCGCCTCGTACAGCAAGCGAAGAGCTACATCACGCGCCACGAAGGGGCCCTGCAGGAACACTTTACCTCACGTACGGCACGTAGTCTGCTGGCACAGTTTAACATTTTCCTCACGACGGTAAGTTGTCCGCAATAGCTCTTGTCGCCCcaactaaaaaaaaggttcatttACATTCATCTCACCTCGACAGAAATGGCAACAGCTACTGCGGGAGCTCGCCAATTTGGCCACCTATCTGATACCGTGGGAATCGCGCATCAAGGAAATTGAGTCCCACTTCGGATCGGTCGTAGCGTCCTACTTCACCTTTCTCCGCTGGCTGTTCTCGGTGAACATTGTTATCTCGGTGCTGCTCGTAGTGTTCATCATGGTGCCGGAGGAAATTTACGTCGATCCGGAGAAGGCTAAATGCGACATACGGAAGACAATGTCCAAGCAGGAGCTAGCACTGACGCGCAACTTTAGCACGATTTGGGAGTTTGAGGGTCATCTCAAGTATTCGCCCTTGTTTTACGGgtaaggagagaaaaaaaaagcgtgAGAGAATCCGGTTTTGACTGCGCTCTCCTCGCAAGCCGAAGTTCATTTCGGTCAACGAAAAAGAGACTTCAATACTGCCGTACGAAAGGAACCTTTGCTTCACTTTGCTTTTACTTCCCTCTTTCCAGTTACTATTCCACCTTTTCGGGAGCGATTGCGTGGGGTTACAATCTCCCGTTGGCTTACTTCTTCACTGGATTGGTAGTTTACATCTACAGCTTTGTAGCGACGTTGAAAAAGTACGTATCGTGTTATTATATCTGTTTCACAATCGCTCACGCAACGCTTTCATTCCAGAATGGCAGAAAACTCACGAATGTCAAAGTTGTCCTCCAAAGACGATGAGTACGTGTTTTCATGGAAGCTGTTCACTGGGTGGGACTACATGATCGGCCATATGGAAACGGCACAGAATCGGATGGCTTCCATCATACTTGGCTTTAAGGAGGCGCTGCTCGAGGAAGCCgagaagaaaaaggacacACGAAAGTGAGTGAATAGTGCCTGCGTTGCCATGGTGATATCTTCTAATGAACCcatctttttgtttgtgcttccTCCAGCTGGAAGATCATTCTGCTGAGAATACTGGTGAACTTTCTCATACTCGGTCTGCTAGTGATCTCCGCGTACGAGGTCATTCTGGTTGTGAAACGCTCGATGGACATCAAAGAGTCCGACTCCTGGTGGAGACGGAACGAAATCACCGTCGTCATGTCGCTCATCTCGTTCTTCTTCCCCATGATCTTTGAAGCGCTCGGTATCATCGAGTACTATCATCCACGAAAGCAGCTGCGCATACAGCTCGCCCGCATCATGGTGCTGAATATGCTGAACCTTTACTCGCTTATCTTCGCTCTGTTCGACAAAATTGCCCACATGACGGGAGAGTTGCGACGCATGAAGCCAACCAACTTTACATCTTCGGCTTCCTCGTGCTTTTTACCCGAAGCGGGCGCAAGATGGGACGTTTCTGGCGTCCCCGTTGAGATGGTACATTCCGAGCGATCGATGTTGTTGGACATGGTGGCGGACTTTAATCGCAGTGGAGTTGGACCGGCTACGGTGTTGGCTAATGGGAGTAGCTGTTTTCGAGTTCCGTTCAACTGTTCGGAAGTGACCAGTACAGCAACACTGTTAACTACACTCTTGTTGACGAGTTTATCCACGACAACAAACATGCCGGAGCAATTTAGCCCCACTACGGCACTGTCAACGAGTGAGTTCCCGTCAACTAGCTTCAATCCAACCACCACACTGAGAGAATATCGGTCGCCTTACGAAGGGTACGATTACGACGAGGAAGATATGGACTATTATTTGGAGTATCGAGCCCGACTGCTTCCGAACGATAAGCTGGAAGGTGTTCCTATCAACAAACGAGAGGCTGTTTATGATTTCGAAGAGCACAACGAAACTGCCATCTCGTTGAATGAGACCAGCAGCATGGATAATCTTACAACTGTTCAAAGCACAACGGCACCTACCGTCAGTACGGAAGACTTCCAAACGATGACGTACACGGAGCTGCACAGCTATGTGACGGGAAGATATGACGACTTTTTAGctaattattactattattcgGAGGCAGACGATGAGTTAGAGCAGACTGAAAGCGACgacgatgaagaagaagaatatcgTATCAATCAGTTTATTACATCGGAAGAAGCTAGTGCCTTTCCGACTCCCTCAACTACTGAAGGACAAAAGTTGGAGTCAACGACAGAACTCTTTCAAAGTACATTGTCTAACGTGGATGAGTCTACCGAGGGACAGTCCGGTACAGAATCTTCATCGCACAAGCACGTTGAGATAGTGCAGACAACAGAGTTTCAAGAGAGAGCATACTCTACCAGCGATGTAACAACACAGTTCTATGGTGTTGAGGAAGATAGCCTTCCAACCACAGCAGAAGGATCGACCGATGGAAAGGGATCATCACAACCTGAGAGCAGTAGTGAGGGAGACTTTCTATCAACTACTGAATCTCCAAACACGTGTTATCGTTGGGTATGTGTTCCGGACAACTTACACCCTCCCGATGGGCAGGAAAGCAAGTATCGGAACGCAGACATCCGCTCGCTTTGCTGGGAGACGATGTTTGGACAAGAGTTGGCAAAGCTTACCGTTATGGATTTGGTGAGTATGCGAGTAACGAGAAACGAAAGCGAGAAGGGAAATAATACTTTAACACTCTTTCCCCTTTACAGCTGGTAACGATTGTGTCGACATTGATATTGGATTTTCTAAGAGCACTCTTTGTGCGGTACATGAACAGTTGCTGGTGCTGGGATTTGGAGAAAAAGTTTCCGAAAGTAAGTTTCTTGGATGAAATATTAGCTTAAAATTGATAATTTAatctcttcttctccttctagTACGGCGATTTCAAAATTGCAGAAAATATCTTACATCTTGTGAACAACCAGGGCATGGTATGGATGGGCATGTTTTTCTCACCTGGGCTAGCCGTGCTGAATATAGCGAAGCTGGTCATCATACTGTATCTACGCTCATGGACCGTTCTCACCTGCAACGTTCCCCACGAGGTGGTCTTTCGAGCATCACGCTCCAACAACTTTTACTTCGCTCTGCTGCTAACCATGCTGTTCCTTTGCGTACTTCCCGTGAGCTATGCGATCGTGTTTCTGGAACCATCGTGGCACTGTGGCCCATTCTCAAACTCGAACCGCATCTATCATCTGCTCACGAACGCAACCGAGCAGATCATACCGGAGATGATTACCAAGTACATTGTATCGCCGGCTGCCGTAATTCCGCTGCTCGTTCTGCTCATTCTGATTATCTATTATCTGATCTCGCTTACCGGATCGTTGCGCGAAGCGAACCAAGATCTCAAGCTACAGCTACGCAAGGAGCGTACTGAAGAGCGtaggaaaatgtttaaaatagcCTCCAGCACTCAGCAACAGACACCGGGCACTGGAATGGCCGGCATCAATGGGCTTTCAAGTTCATGGCACAAGGTGCTGGATTCTACGCAACTGCGTCTTCAGTCGACAACGGACAATGCAACCGATTCGGAGAATTCCAGCTCCAAACGCAAGGAACTGCTACAGCGCATGATGAAGAAAGCTCTCCAGAAGGAAAACTCGCTCACTACCGAGCTGGaatctactgctgctgctgctgctgctggtggaggaCTGCAAAGTTTAACCGCCGAGTCTCCGTTGCCCATATCGCCACCCGTTATTGGTACGATAAATGAAAAGAATCGATCATCGATCCAAGTGAAACCGAAGCCCAAGGACCCGAAGGATGCCAGCGGCTCGGATGTGTTTCGTTTCGATCGAAGTGCCGTAGAGCATATGAACCGTCAAACGGAGGGAACAGTACTGACAGCAGTGCCCACAACAGCAGGCACTGAAGGTGATGGTGGCCGGAAAAAGTTCGAACGGACTCGTCCATCAACGGCAGAACGGTTCCGTATGGCGGCACAGGCCGAACGACGTCGAATGCAGGGCAAGCTAGCACCGGCTGAGAAGATGGCGGACAAGACGGCCGATTGGATCGAACAGATTCCAGTGATAACGATCAGCAAAACGTCGAGCGATGAGTGCATCATCGATTCTGACCTGGAGGATCCCAACGATCCTGCCGCAAAACCGACGGAGCTAGGTCCGAAGGAGCTAACCGTCGAGCGTAGGCAGGATCGTACGACATTAAAAGCAAAATCGTCTAACGCATGCTAAGGGGCATGCGTCGCATTTAGAATCATTTATCTACCTTAACTCGTAcaacgtgtgtatgtgaaacAACAAAAGCATCCGTGTGATCATTCATCATTGTGCACCACTTTTTGATGTGTATTTATTACGGTTACTCTTGTATTAGGTAATGGAAAGGTTTATTAGATGTCGTTAAGCAATTTTCAAATCTTGAATGCATAATATATTGGATGTTGAACGTTTTTAACCAGTTtacgataaaacaaaaccgtcgaacgatattgttttatttttcttcaatcCGAAAGTATTCCCTTTAAGGTAAAATAATcctttttatatgaaaattcAAGAAAACCCAGTTTCATTAAATTGATTTCCGCAATGTTTTGCTGTGATTTTGTAACCCTTCAGGCAGTTGATCTGATTCAATTGCAAGCATACCTGTCAATGTGCCAAAATTGTTACTTGGGTATCCACCGGTACGTCAAACACCAAAGCAGAATATCCGTTGGAGAGCGAAACTGTAATTTTCATACGCAAAGTATAGTTTCGTATTGCCAAAGAGCAACCCCTCGATATgaattgtttcattattttctttctgcaTACATCTGCATATGCGTTCACCGTAgacaaaagaaacgaaaattcaaaaaaccaaaaaattcaaaatttaacTGTCACGATCACGAGCGCCGTGTAAAGACAGCTTAAGTTCGAAGATCCCTTCATACATcgttctcgctctcgctctctttcactctctccttTGCTCCTTCAATGTGTACATGCGAATGTGGGTGTATGGGTGTGCGCGTGAATCTAAGCAGATGCAGCATCTtgaggtgtgtgttttttggatGGCTCTAGCATTAGCAATCCACCACAGCGCATAAAACATTGTGGTCGTCGCTCTcctgccgtgccgtgccgtgccgtgcaTCATCTCCCGATGTCGTGTCTGGCATCAGCGGGATCGTGACTGAAGTTCGAAGGTGAAAAACTGTGTCCACTGTTGTGTGTGCAGTGATTTTGTGATTTATTTAGTGATTCTGCGGCCGGATTCTTTTAATGCAAGCGCTGAAAACTTCCTCGCCTTCCACCCCCTGGTGCAGCATAGGCAGCATGTGTTGAAAGCAGCATATTTTTCGTACGCCTGTGAACGtgtgcctctgtgtgtgtgtgtttgtgttagaCAGTgcatgttttttcttctttctgtgTCGTCTCCTTCGCTGTTCGCTTTTAGTGCAGTGTATGCATTTTTGATGTTTTCGTTGAATGCCGTCCCCCGATTTCACACGCGCTCGCAGCACCATACAGCACAcattcatcacacacacacacacgccacaaGGGTTGGAAAGATTACGGGGTGCGCGTCTCGGAAAGGAATTTTACTACGCCAACTTCCTTAGTGGTGATCGGGCTGCAGCTGCTTCCGTTTCGATTCGGCCCATTTTTCCTTGTTAGCGGGCACGTTGGCCAGCGAGTGGAGCTTGTAGAACAGTGGCAGCGACAGTCCGAACGAGATGAAGTAGAACCGCCAGATCCATTGATTCTTGTAGTAGTGCTTGTACGGGAACTGGGCTATCTTCTGCGTGTAGGTGTAGGGATATTTCACCGTACGGCTAACGGATTGTTCTTCCGACATGTTGGCAAATGCACCCCCCGAGTACTTGACGACGATGAACGAAATGGAATGGATGTTCTGAACAACGGCTGAGACTGAAATGGCTGCTGGATGAAAgatgtggttttgtttatgcCGCTTCAGAGCCTACTTAGTGTCAAACTAGTGACAGAGTAGCTCAAAAACGAGTTTGCTATTGGCCAAAGGGGGCTACAGTGGATGCGAATCGAAAGAACTACAAGCTACTTTACATACGGACGGGCAGGCGATATGAAAGATCAGCAAAAAAGTATTAGCAACccctccgtgtgtgtgtgtgtgtgtgtgtgtgtgtgtgtgtgtgtatgtgtgtgtgtgtgtgtgtgcgccctgCTAGCGAACGAAGTTAATCGAAAGTGAAATTACCCGACCCGAAGAAGACGAACCAgaactgctgtgtgtgttgcatgtGGTCGGGCGGCGTGAGAAGTGTTGTTCCGGTATGTTTG encodes the following:
- the LOC1269600 gene encoding transmembrane channel-like protein is translated as MGDSGVPKRTRRKPSGILKLDSVRRRESSGSSLLQLGDELSPPSSVSPQLSVTWAFPPVGHSPNDLPEDADADASDLSTEQQRPEVISVPPSHDGASGTLVHAATAGNNPPTKVPPPYAEPPERARRTAVKVLATTTGTTGSVMKSPDVAGGTFFGGDSGSGAVRGESEDDEDYSASINAIIQRKASVKKKRGGYKGAHHRRTSSPASQMMGLGGSEQLGPDGRRRSSVYTTSSGETGITLPGDDHSIGRDESAGRQDKLFDTIRLHKEVLQTVKLQPISMKRKLRLVQQAKSYITRHEGALQEHFTSRTARSLLAQFNIFLTTKWQQLLRELANLATYLIPWESRIKEIESHFGSVVASYFTFLRWLFSVNIVISVLLVVFIMVPEEIYVDPEKAKCDIRKTMSKQELALTRNFSTIWEFEGHLKYSPLFYGYYSTFSGAIAWGYNLPLAYFFTGLVVYIYSFVATLKKMAENSRMSKLSSKDDEYVFSWKLFTGWDYMIGHMETAQNRMASIILGFKEALLEEAEKKKDTRNWKIILLRILVNFLILGLLVISAYEVILVVKRSMDIKESDSWWRRNEITVVMSLISFFFPMIFEALGIIEYYHPRKQLRIQLARIMVLNMLNLYSLIFALFDKIAHMTGELRRMKPTNFTSSASSCFLPEAGARWDVSGVPVEMVHSERSMLLDMVADFNRSGVGPATVLANGSSCFRVPFNCSEVTSTATLLTTLLLTSLSTTTNMPEQFSPTTALSTSEFPSTSFNPTTTLREYRSPYEGYDYDEEDMDYYLEYRARLLPNDKLEGVPINKREAVYDFEEHNETAISLNETSSMDNLTTVQSTTAPTVSTEDFQTMTYTELHSYVTGRYDDFLANYYYYSEADDELEQTESDDDEEEEYRINQFITSEEASAFPTPSTTEGQKLESTTELFQSTLSNVDESTEGQSGTESSSHKHVEIVQTTEFQERAYSTSDVTTQFYGVEEDSLPTTAEGSTDGKGSSQPESSSEGDFLSTTESPNTCYRWVCVPDNLHPPDGQESKYRNADIRSLCWETMFGQELAKLTVMDLLVTIVSTLILDFLRALFVRYMNSCWCWDLEKKFPKYGDFKIAENILHLVNNQGMVWMGMFFSPGLAVLNIAKLVIILYLRSWTVLTCNVPHEVVFRASRSNNFYFALLLTMLFLCVLPVSYAIVFLEPSWHCGPFSNSNRIYHLLTNATEQIIPEMITKYIVSPAAVIPLLVLLILIIYYLISLTGSLREANQDLKLQLRKERTEERRKMFKIASSTQQQTPGTGMAGINGLSSSWHKVLDSTQLRLQSTTDNATDSENSSSKRKELLQRMMKKALQKENSLTTELESTAAAAAAGGGLQSLTAESPLPISPPVIGTINEKNRSSIQVKPKPKDPKDASGSDVFRFDRSAVEHMNRQTEGTVLTAVPTTAGTEGDGGRKKFERTRPSTAERFRMAAQAERRRMQGKLAPAEKMADKTADWIEQIPVITISKTSSDECIIDSDLEDPNDPAAKPTELGPKELTVERRQDRTTLKAKSSNAC
- the LOC1269598 gene encoding uncharacterized protein LOC1269598, translating into MSEEQSVSRTVKYPYTYTQKIAQFPYKHYYKNQWIWRFYFISFGLSLPLFYKLHSLANVPANKEKWAESKRKQLQPDHH